AGGAATATTAATTAGCCTAGCTACTGCAACTTTAATATATTTTATATTCCCAAAACTGAGTGTTACTCAAACCACCATAAAAATTTATGAGAAATATGAAAACAATCTTCTTCTTCGGTTCAAAAAAACAATGGGAAACAAGTCAAAAAACTCTTAAAATTATTCAATAATTAATTAGCGCAATTACGGAAATGGTCATTTAATAAATAGGCTTTATCATAAGGGAATATGTCCAATCTGTGTTACAAAAAATTGAATAGGATGGTGTGTACTCTAAATGCAAGGAGGTATGTACACATGGGTGAAGTATTTGGCGGTGTAGGCGGTAGCTGTGGCGGTGGATTATTTACATCAACTGCAGCGATTTTAGTTCTGTTCATTTTGCTTGTTATCATTACTCGAGCCTTTGTTTTTTAATTGATTACTCTAATATCAGTTCAACTTTTCATTAGTTGGGGTGATATGTAATTCGTCATCTGCCCATGCCGTCGTGCAATCCGAAAGAATCGGTATAAGAGAAGCCCACTTGCCTTA
The window above is part of the Paenibacillus lutimineralis genome. Proteins encoded here:
- a CDS encoding sporulation protein YjcZ, yielding MGEVFGGVGGSCGGGLFTSTAAILVLFILLVIITRAFVF